TCTCGATCGATGTGGGGTGCGTGTTTGAGGGCACAGTGACCCTCGGTGATCGTGTGGTGATCGGCCCGAACTGCCTGCTCAAGGATGTGGTAGTGGCCGATGACGTGACGATTAACGCGTTTAGCCACCTGCAGGGAGCAAAGGTTGGGAGCAGCGCAGTCGTCGGACCGTTTGCGCGACTGAGGCCCGGTTCAGACCTGGGGGAGAAGTCCCACGTTGGCAACTTCGTGGAAATCAAGAACGCGACTTTGGGTCATGGCAGCAAGGCCAATCACCTGAGCTATCTTGGTGACGCCCAGATCGGTGCGCGGGTGAACATTGGCGCAGGAACTATTACTTGCAACTACGATGGGGTCAACAAACACCTGACAGTCATTGAAGATGATGCCTTTATAGGGTCTGATACCCAGCTCGTTGCGCCCGTCAAGGTCGGGGCTGGTGCGACGCTTGGTGCGGGAACGACCTTGACGATGGACGCGCCGAGGGGGAAGCTGACGATTTCCCGCAGCCTTCAGAAAACCATCGAACAATGGCAAAGACCCGTCAAGCAAGGTGAATTCTCCAAAAAATCCTGAATCCGGAACAGGCCCGACTCCCGGAGTAACGCGTCCAGAAAGCACTGATGCCCAAAGCCGGCCCGAGCATCAGGGCCTGCCTGTACCCAGAAGGTACTGGGCTGCACTCGCTCAGATCCTGATGCTGGCGACCTGTGTGCTGGACGCATCCATGATCAACGTGGCGTTGCCCACCATCTCACAGTCGCTGGGAGTGGATGCCTCTACGTCGGTCTGGATTGTCAATGCATACGGGCTTACTGTTGTGGTGACGCTTTTGCCGTTTTCCAGTCAGGTTGAGCGGTTCGGGTTCAGGCGAATTTTTTCTGTAGGACTGGCCACTTTCACGATAGGCGCCCTGATTAGCGCCAGTTCAATCAGTCTGCCGATGCTGCTGGCTGGCCGGCTCATCCAGGGGCTAGGTGCCGCGGCACTGTTCTGTCTGACAGCCGGATTGATACGCCTGACGTTTCCCATCAATCAGCTTGGACGTGGTATCGGGATGATCGCGATGACGGTCTCTGTCGGGGCCGTTGTAGGGCCATCACTCGGGGCCGTTATTCTGACGCTGGGCGGCTGGCGCTGGTTGTTTCTGGTGATGTTGCCTGTTGGTGCTTTCGTCTGGATCATCAAACATCATTTGCCAGACGCCAAAGGCGTCAAACGGCCCTTTGATGTGCGTTCAGCGATAGAGAGTGGTCTTGGAATTGGCCTCTTGATCCTGGGGCTGGACTTTCTGGCGATCTATACGTGGCAATCGCTGCTGCTGATCGCAGCCAGTGCAGTCATTATCGTGCGATTGGTGCGTCGCTCTTCCACACAGACCGCACCATTGTTTCCAGTGGACTTGCTGCGAATCCGACCCTTCCGCTACGCGATCGGTGCCT
This sequence is a window from Orrella marina. Protein-coding genes within it:
- a CDS encoding MFS transporter, with amino-acid sequence MNSPKNPESGTGPTPGVTRPESTDAQSRPEHQGLPVPRRYWAALAQILMLATCVLDASMINVALPTISQSLGVDASTSVWIVNAYGLTVVVTLLPFSSQVERFGFRRIFSVGLATFTIGALISASSISLPMLLAGRLIQGLGAAALFCLTAGLIRLTFPINQLGRGIGMIAMTVSVGAVVGPSLGAVILTLGGWRWLFLVMLPVGAFVWIIKHHLPDAKGVKRPFDVRSAIESGLGIGLLILGLDFLAIYTWQSLLLIAASAVIIVRLVRRSSTQTAPLFPVDLLRIRPFRYAIGASQLTFSSQMAAFVSLPFFLLDTLERDQLTLGWLMAGWPAGAGVMALVAGRMADRHSIPLLCALGASCMAIGMASIAFMSPGIDNLWVMLCMILCGVGFGFFQTPNNRVLLTTAPRERSGALGGTQAVTRTFGQTVGAALVASALALNQDLGPTYGLIVSVVFALLAVALNVYRQIGLSTSEAA